Proteins from one Panthera leo isolate Ple1 chromosome D1, P.leo_Ple1_pat1.1, whole genome shotgun sequence genomic window:
- the B4GALNT4 gene encoding N-acetyl-beta-glucosaminyl-glycoprotein 4-beta-N-acetylgalactosaminyltransferase 1 has translation MPWFPVKKIRKQIKLLLLLVLVTCAAWLTYVHLSLVRQGRALRQRLGYGRDGEKLSGVTEGRGVRAALSTQRAEDSSESREEEQVPEGRDPNMLFPVGAGKPPPLNLTHQVPPWWEEYKGQVNLHVFEDWCGGAVGHLRRNLHFPLFPHTRTTVKKLAVSPKWKNYGLRIFGFIHPARDGDVQFSVASDDNSEFWLSPDESPAGAQLVAFVGKTGSEWTAPGEFTKFSSQVSKPKRLMASRRYYFELLHKQDDRGSDHVEVGWRAFLPGLKFEVIGSAHISLYTDESSLKMDHVAHVPQSPASHVGGRLPQEEPRADMLRPDPRDTFFLTPRVEPSSLENVLEPCAYAPTYVVKDFPIARYQGLQFVYLSFVYPNDHTRLTHMETENKCFYRESPLYLERFGFYKYMKMDREEGEEDEEEEVQRRAFLFLNPDDFLDDEEEGELLDSLEPTEASPLQSRHHLPLPAAPTAPGATPAPPVPPSPGDLPTTRRSRALSWAARAARPLPLFLGRALRPRAAAQQQPPKVYVTRVRPGLRAPLGPRGPPWPPFPGVFLRPRPLPRVQLRAPPRPPRSRGRRTGGSPSAELRPPARAQATQGSLEGQPRLLGLPAPTAAANLSSEAQPVTSFLSLSQVSRAQLPAAGDEEEADDDDGARGEDEDSEEAAGAPRGRWREDAIDWQRTFSVGAVDFEQLRSDWNDLRCNVSGNLQLPEAEAVDVVAQYMERLNARHGGRYALLRIVNVEKRRDSARGSRFLLELELQERGGGRLRLSEYVFLRLPGAHAGGADADGESPEPAPAAPTRPDGRPELCRPLRLAWRQDVMVHFIVPVKNQARWVARFLADMAALHARTGDSHFSITLVDFESEDMDVEQALRSARLPRYQYLRRTGNFERSAGLQAGVDAVEDASSIVFLCDLHIHFPPNILDGIRKHCVEGKLAFAPVVMRLGCGSSPGDPHGYWEVNGFGLFGIYKSDFDRVGGMNTEEFRDQWGGEDWELLDRVLQAGLEVERLRVRNFYHHYHSKRGMWGARGRKGSRTEGS, from the exons aTGCCGTGGTTCCCGGTGAAGAAGATCCGCAAACAGAtcaagctgctgctgctgctggtgctggtCACCTGCGCCGCGTGGCTCACGTACGTGCACCTGAGCCTGGTGCGCCAGGGCCGCGCGCTGCGCCAGCGCCTGGGCTACGGGCGAG ATGGTGAGAAGCTGAGCGGTGTGACGGAGGGCAGGGGCGTCCGGGCTGCGCTGTCCACACAGAGGGCGGAGGACTCCAGCGAGAGTCGGGAGGAGGAGCAGGTG CCAGAAGGACGGGACCCAAACATGCTGTTTCCTGTGGGGGCTGGAAAGCCACCCCCTCTGAACCTCACCCATCAGGTTCCCCCGTGGTGGGAAGAG TACAAGGGGCAGGTGAACCTGCATGTGTTTGAGGACTGGTGCGGAGGCGCCGTGGGCCATCTAAGGAGGAACCTGCACTTCCCGCTGTTTCCGCAC ACTCGCACCACCGTGAAGAAGTTGGCCGTGTCCCCCAAGTGGAAGAACTACGGACTACGGATTTTCGGCTTCATCCACCCGGCGAGAGATG GAGACGTCCAGTTCTCTGTGGCTTCGGATGACAACTCCGAGTTCTGGCTGAGCCCAGATGAGAGCCCGGCGGGTGCCCAGCTGGTGGCCTTTGTGGGCAAG ACTGGCTCAGAGTGGACAGCACCTGGGGAATTCACCAAGTTCAGCTCGCAGGTGTCCAAGCCCAAGCG GCTCATGGCCTCCCGGAGGTACTACTTTGAGCTGCTGCACAAGCAGGATGACCGAGGCTCAGACCACGTGGAAGTGGGC TGGCGAGCCTTCCTGCCAGGCCTGAAGTTTGAGGTCATAGGCTCTGCTCACATCTCCCTGTACACAG ATGAATCGTCCCTGAAGATGGACCACGTGGCCCATGTCCCCCAGTCTCCAGCCAGCCACGTCGGGGGGCGCCTGCCACAGGAGGAGCCCAGAGCTGACATGCTGCGCCCAGACCCCCGAGACACCTTCTTCCTCA CACCTCGGGTGGAGCCTTCGAGTCTGGAGAACGTGCTGGAGCCCTGCGCCTACGCCCCCACCTATGTTGTCAAGGACTTTCCAATCGCGAGATACCAGGGGCTGCAGTTT GTGTACCTGTCCTTTGTCTACCCCAATGACCACACGCGCCTCACGCACATGGAGACGGAAAACAAGTGCTTCTACCGAGAGTCGCCGCTGTACTTGGAGAG GTTTGGGTTCTATAAATACATGAAGatggacagggaggagggagaggaagacgaGGAGGAAGAGGTGCAGCGCCGAGCCTTCCTCTTTCTCAACCCGGATG ACTTCCTGGACGATGAGGAAGAGGGGGAGCTGCTAGACAGCCTGGAGCCCACGGAGGCGTCCCCCCTGCAGAGCCGccaccacctccccctgcccgcGGCCCCCACAGCGCCCGGAGCCACGCCCGCCCCGCCGGTGCCTCCCAGCCCCGGAGACCTGCCCACCACCCGGCGCTCCCGGGCGCTGAGCTGGGCCGCCCGGGCCGCgcgccccctgcccctcttcttGGGCCGCGCCCTGCGCCCCCGAGCTGCGGCTCAGCAGCAGCCCCCGAAGGTGTATGTGACGCGGGTGCGGCCGGGACTGCGGGCGCCTCTCGGCCCACGCGGCCCACCCTGGCCGCCCTTCCCCGGAGTCTTCCTCCGCCCCAGACCTCTTCCCCGGGTGCAGCTGCGGGCGCCCCCGCGGCCGCCGCGGTCTCGAGGCCGCAGGACCGGTGGTTCCCCAAGCGCAGAGCTGAGGCCCCCGGCCCGGGCGCAGGCCACCCAGGGGAGCCTGGAGGGCCAGCCGCGCTTGCTGGGACTCCCAGCTCCGACCGCGGCCGCGAACCTGTCGTCGGAAGCTCAGCCCGTGACCTCCTTCCTGAGCTTGTCCCAAGTGTCCAGGGCGCAGCTGCCTGCAGCGGGCGACGAGGAGGAGGCAGACGACGACGACGGGGCGCGGGGCGAAGATGAGGACAGCGAGGAGGCCGCGGGAGCCCCCCGAGGCCGCTGGCGCGAGGACGCCATTGACTGGCAGCGCACGTTCAGCGTGGGCGCCGTGGATTTCGAGCAGCTACGCTCCGACTGGAACGACCTGCGCTGCAACGTGTCGGGGAACCTGCAGCTGCCCGAGGCCGAGGCCGTGGACGTGGTGGCCCAGTACATGGAGCGGCTCAACGCGCGCCACGGCGG GCGCTACGCGCTTCTGCGCATCGTGAACGTGGAGAAGCGCCGGGACTCCGCGCGCGGAAGCCGCTtcctgctggagctggagctgcAGGAGCGCGGGGGCGGCCGCCTGCGCCTGTCAGAGTACGTCTTCCTGCGACTGCCCGGAGCCCACGCGGGAGGCGCCGACGCCGACGGggagagcccggagcccgctccCGCCGCCCCCACGCGCCCCGACGGCCGCCCCGAGCTCTGCCGGCCGCTGCGCCTGGCCTGGCGCCAGGATGTGATGGTACACTTCATCGTGCCAG TGAAGAACCAGGCGCGCTGGGTGGCCCGGTTCCTGGCGGACATGGCCGCGCTGCACGCCCGCACGGGGGACTCGCACTTCAGCATCACCCTGGTGGACTTTGAGAGCGAGGACATGGACGTCGAGCAGGCGCTGCGCTCTGCCCGGCTGCCCCG gtaCCAGTATTTGAGGCGAACTGGAAACTTTGAGCGCTCGGCGGGCTTGCAGGCTGGAGTGGACGCGGTGGAG GATGCCAGCAGCATCGTTTTCCTCTGTGATCTGCACATCCACTTCCCGCCCAACATCCTGGACGGCATCCGCAAACACTGTGTGGAGGGCAAACTGGCCTTTGCACCCGTGGTCATGCGCCTGGGCTGTGGGAGCTCGCCGGGGGACCCGCACG GCTACTGGGAGGTGAATGGCTTCGGCCTCTTCGGGATCTACAAGTCAGACTTCGACCGCGTCGGGGGCATGAACACTGAGGAGTTCCGGGACCAGTGGGGGGGCGAGGACTGGGAGCTCCTGGACAG GGTCCTGCAGGCAGGGCTGGAGGTGGAGCGACTCCGAGTGCGGAATTTCTACCACCACTACCACTCCAAGCGGGGAATGTGGGGCGCACGTGGCCGGAAGGGCTCCCGGACCGAGGGATCCTGA